One genomic segment of Chitinophaga sancti includes these proteins:
- a CDS encoding endonuclease/exonuclease/phosphatase family protein — protein MKKWFLMMVGFAVMTTAVMAQQFTVGTYNMRNNNHDNGDVERGDGWQQRYPVITSLIRFHGFDIFGTQECLKDQLENIKDSLPGYAYIGVGRDDGKDKGEHSAIFYNTAKFKLLEKGDFWMSTVTDKPNKGWDAVLPRICSWGKFKEIKTGFTFFFFNLHMDHIGVVARAESAKLVMSKIKTMAGNTPTILTGDFNVDQTNESYQLINNSGLLKDAYETTALRYALNGTFNAFKPNSKTDSRIDHIFLTKQFKVQKYGILTDTYRSKDANASKTDSGNFPKEVGLEKYTAREPSDHFPVMAVISLK, from the coding sequence ATGAAAAAATGGTTCTTAATGATGGTTGGCTTTGCCGTAATGACCACCGCTGTGATGGCACAGCAATTTACGGTAGGCACTTACAACATGCGCAACAATAACCATGACAATGGTGATGTAGAGCGCGGCGATGGATGGCAACAACGGTACCCGGTGATCACGTCGTTAATTCGTTTTCACGGGTTTGATATCTTCGGCACACAGGAGTGTCTGAAAGATCAGCTGGAAAATATCAAAGACAGTTTGCCCGGTTATGCTTACATCGGTGTAGGTCGTGATGATGGAAAAGATAAAGGAGAACATTCTGCTATCTTCTATAATACCGCGAAATTTAAACTGCTGGAAAAGGGAGATTTCTGGATGTCTACAGTGACAGACAAGCCTAATAAAGGATGGGATGCCGTGTTGCCAAGAATTTGTTCATGGGGTAAATTCAAAGAAATCAAAACCGGTTTTACTTTCTTTTTCTTCAACCTGCACATGGATCATATTGGTGTAGTAGCGAGAGCAGAGAGTGCAAAGCTGGTAATGTCGAAGATTAAGACAATGGCGGGTAATACACCGACTATCCTGACAGGTGATTTCAACGTAGATCAAACCAATGAATCTTACCAGCTGATCAATAATTCAGGCTTACTGAAAGATGCATATGAAACCACTGCTTTACGTTATGCGCTGAACGGTACGTTTAATGCATTCAAACCTAATAGTAAGACTGACAGCCGTATCGATCACATCTTCCTGACCAAACAGTTCAAAGTGCAGAAGTATGGTATACTGACAGATACTTATCGCAGTAAAGATGCAAATGCATCAAAGACTGATTCCGGCAACTTCCCGAAAGAAGTGGGTTTGGAAAAGTATACTGCGAGAGAGCCATCAGATCACTTCCCTGTAATGGCGGTAATTAGCTTAAAATAA
- a CDS encoding helix-turn-helix transcriptional regulator — translation MAPDQVKILLVFGNNLRQLRKEKQLTLLDLEVSSGVNQGDISRIENGKKNLSFTTLYKLAKGLDMHPSQLLLVSFP, via the coding sequence ATGGCTCCTGATCAGGTAAAAATATTACTCGTATTCGGCAACAATCTCCGGCAACTCCGGAAGGAAAAGCAGCTTACGTTACTTGACCTGGAAGTGAGCAGTGGCGTAAATCAGGGAGATATTTCAAGAATCGAAAACGGGAAGAAAAATCTAAGCTTTACTACATTATATAAATTGGCGAAAGGGTTGGATATGCATCCGTCACAGTTGTTACTCGTTTCTTTTCCTTAA
- a CDS encoding tetratricopeptide repeat protein: protein MKHLFTLLLLCSLSTTSILAQNYKQEFEKLCEQGDTAKQKKLLEKWEKGRPNDAELYIAYFNFYVSRSKTEIVTKVTHPDADTKPKAKKQTGYTSEIGYRAEPLGKGFKYINAGIAKYPDRLDMRFGKVYMLGETYKYAALTQELVNVLNYSTTIQNKWKWTDNKLLDKPEDFMLSAIQEYVATIYNSGKSQADNMKEIAETVLKYYPKHVESLSDLGIVYTMKGDLNMALRYFLKASAIEPKDFIVLNNIANIYNKKKDTTNAVKYYEQALKFGDTEAKELANKELKRLTRKPAATNSAAKTKSTATAKKPAATSTNKKAPKKKS, encoded by the coding sequence ATGAAACATTTATTTACGCTTCTTCTATTATGCTCTTTGTCCACCACTTCCATTCTGGCTCAGAATTACAAACAGGAGTTCGAAAAATTATGTGAACAGGGGGATACGGCAAAACAAAAGAAATTGTTAGAAAAGTGGGAAAAAGGCCGTCCTAACGATGCAGAATTGTACATTGCCTATTTCAATTTCTACGTAAGCAGGAGTAAAACTGAAATTGTTACCAAAGTAACCCACCCTGACGCTGATACAAAACCCAAAGCCAAAAAGCAAACAGGATATACCAGCGAAATCGGTTACAGAGCTGAACCACTCGGTAAAGGTTTCAAATACATCAACGCCGGCATCGCCAAGTACCCCGACCGCCTCGATATGCGCTTCGGTAAAGTATATATGCTGGGCGAAACGTACAAATATGCTGCCCTCACGCAGGAACTGGTCAACGTATTAAATTACTCCACCACCATCCAGAACAAATGGAAATGGACTGACAACAAATTGCTGGACAAACCTGAAGATTTCATGCTCAGCGCCATCCAGGAATATGTAGCCACCATCTACAACTCCGGCAAAAGCCAGGCGGATAACATGAAGGAAATCGCCGAAACCGTACTGAAATACTATCCTAAACATGTGGAAAGTCTGTCAGATCTCGGTATCGTCTATACCATGAAAGGAGATCTTAATATGGCACTGAGATACTTCCTGAAAGCAAGTGCTATAGAGCCGAAAGACTTTATCGTACTCAACAACATCGCGAATATCTACAATAAAAAGAAAGATACCACCAATGCCGTGAAGTACTACGAACAGGCATTGAAATTTGGGGACACCGAAGCAAAAGAACTCGCTAATAAAGAACTGAAAAGATTAACGAGAAAACCAGCTGCTACAAATTCTGCTGCGAAAACAAAATCAACTGCAACAGCAAAGAAACCAGCCGCCACCTCCACAAACAAAAAGGCCCCTAAGAAAAAATCTTAA
- a CDS encoding MFS transporter, producing the protein MRIARSFLSNSSIFRSLKHKNFRLHFTGQSVSLIGTWMQRVAISWLVYRITGSTFLLGLVTFLSLIPSLVLAPYAGSFIDRHDKYKIVFITQIGLMVQAGILALIVWLSYYNIMMIATLSLAQGIINTFDTTARQSLMVDLVEDKEDLPNAIALNSSAFNAARLVGPAFAGFILSAFGEDICFLINFLSFFFVIGCLLQMKLKIKQQEKSEENIWADLKKGYDYLRESPDLSSLILMLAASSLLVIPYTTLLPAIAKDVFHGNATTFSWFESAAGLGALFGAIYMAMLRPGRDLNQLTIISSILFAVAVVCLGFSSQIWLALIATGFTGAGLMVQNSAINTYLQTHASSEMRARTLSYYIMAYQGVLPIGSLIMGSLAERLGVSAVVFAEGVAGILIVIGFILHQRKLHDGEWMRSMNPLRFKH; encoded by the coding sequence ATGAGGATAGCAAGGTCATTTTTAAGCAATTCATCTATATTTCGTTCACTTAAACACAAGAACTTCAGATTACACTTCACAGGTCAATCCGTTTCCCTCATCGGTACCTGGATGCAAAGAGTTGCCATCAGCTGGTTAGTATACCGGATCACGGGCTCTACCTTTTTATTAGGATTGGTTACCTTTTTAAGTTTAATCCCTTCTCTCGTGCTTGCTCCTTATGCAGGGAGTTTTATAGACAGACATGATAAATACAAAATTGTGTTCATTACCCAGATCGGTCTGATGGTACAGGCAGGGATTCTGGCGCTGATTGTCTGGTTGAGCTATTATAATATTATGATGATTGCGACCCTGAGCCTGGCGCAGGGGATTATAAATACATTCGATACCACGGCTCGTCAGTCACTGATGGTTGACCTGGTAGAGGATAAGGAAGATTTGCCCAATGCCATAGCATTGAACTCTTCAGCATTTAATGCAGCGAGGTTAGTAGGACCCGCATTTGCCGGTTTTATACTGAGTGCTTTTGGTGAGGACATTTGTTTCCTGATTAACTTTTTGAGTTTCTTTTTTGTAATCGGATGTTTGTTGCAGATGAAACTGAAAATTAAACAGCAGGAGAAATCAGAAGAAAATATCTGGGCTGATTTGAAGAAGGGATATGATTACTTGCGTGAATCACCTGATTTATCTTCATTGATATTGATGCTGGCAGCATCCAGTTTGCTGGTGATTCCATATACTACTTTATTACCTGCAATTGCAAAAGATGTGTTTCATGGTAATGCCACAACGTTTAGCTGGTTTGAAAGTGCAGCGGGATTAGGTGCATTGTTTGGAGCTATTTATATGGCGATGTTAAGACCGGGTAGGGATCTGAATCAGTTGACTATTATATCCAGTATTTTATTTGCTGTAGCGGTCGTGTGTTTAGGATTCTCTTCTCAGATCTGGCTGGCATTGATTGCAACAGGTTTTACAGGTGCAGGTTTGATGGTGCAGAACTCTGCGATCAATACATATTTGCAGACACATGCATCTTCTGAAATGAGAGCAAGGACATTGAGTTATTACATCATGGCGTATCAGGGTGTGTTGCCGATTGGTAGTTTGATAATGGGGAGTTTGGCAGAAAGATTAGGCGTGAGTGCAGTGGTATTTGCAGAGGGTGTAGCAGGTATATTGATTGTGATTGGATTTATATTGCATCAGCGGAAACTGCATGATGGAGAGTGGATGAGGTCAATGAATCCATTGCGATTCAAACATTGA
- a CDS encoding GH92 family glycosyl hydrolase, which translates to MRPAVLIPLLLLCCCRPAAPAGNEQYIDPTIGNISPLLQTTKPQLHRPNQMIRVYPIRKDYTDDQITAFPLQVVGHNAGEVFCIKPVTDSTGWERKQLYDHEQEEIHPWYYRNWLVEDQIQVEYAPGRKCGMYRFTYPAHGAHRVLLSPVDNWVLNGNGEITGTSLYHGDTKVYLYGQFDTPYDASLTFKDSVVSLRYAISYISVAAAKVSFEQELAGKGFNEIKKSAEAAWRRVMNQVSVEGGTAAQRRSFFTALYRFHERMVNISEEGAYYSGFDKQVHADVRPFYVDDATWDTYQAMHPLRMILHPHQEEDMLASYVRMYEQSGWMPTFPRVYGDHPCMNGFHSTIVFLDAYRKGLHIPEMEKAYEGMKKNALRATMLPWRNGGLTPLDIFYAQHGYYPALKPGERETVAAVDTFEKRQAVAVTLGHSYDDWALGELAKELKHADDAEFFNVRSRAYLNLWNGEKGFFMPKDKQHDWIDIDPGWDGGPGGRDYYDENNGWTYQWQVAFNIPALIEMMGGKQGFERRLDTLFHAGLGRQRYQFWAKFPDATGLVGQFSMGNEPGFHIPYLYNYIGKGWKTQRMIRSLLDIWFKDNEFGIPGDEDGGGMSAFVVFSSMGFYPVTAGEPVYTIGSPVFSKVVVHLENGKDFTMVAHNCSVVNKYVQGVKMNGKERKDLFFTHGELMAGGVLELEMGDKPHF; encoded by the coding sequence GTGCGACCTGCTGTACTTATTCCACTATTACTGCTGTGTTGTTGCCGCCCGGCAGCGCCTGCAGGAAATGAACAATATATAGACCCAACGATTGGTAATATCTCACCGTTATTACAAACAACTAAACCACAATTGCATCGACCTAACCAGATGATCAGGGTGTATCCTATCCGAAAGGATTATACCGATGATCAGATCACTGCATTTCCCTTACAGGTAGTAGGGCATAATGCAGGAGAGGTATTTTGTATAAAACCTGTAACAGATAGTACGGGATGGGAAAGGAAACAGCTGTATGATCATGAGCAGGAAGAGATTCATCCATGGTATTATCGTAACTGGCTGGTTGAAGATCAGATACAGGTAGAATATGCGCCCGGTCGAAAATGCGGTATGTACAGGTTTACGTATCCTGCACATGGAGCACATCGCGTATTGTTATCACCTGTGGATAACTGGGTGCTGAATGGGAATGGAGAGATAACAGGAACGAGTTTATATCATGGTGATACGAAAGTGTATTTATATGGGCAGTTTGACACGCCTTACGATGCTTCGTTAACTTTTAAAGATAGTGTTGTGTCATTGCGATATGCCATCTCTTATATCAGTGTGGCTGCAGCGAAAGTGAGCTTTGAACAGGAGTTGGCCGGGAAAGGATTTAATGAAATAAAAAAATCGGCGGAGGCAGCATGGCGCCGTGTGATGAACCAGGTTAGTGTAGAAGGTGGTACAGCAGCACAGCGGCGTTCGTTTTTTACAGCGTTGTACAGGTTTCATGAGCGCATGGTGAATATCAGTGAAGAAGGTGCTTATTACAGTGGTTTCGATAAACAGGTGCATGCAGATGTGCGGCCTTTTTATGTGGATGATGCAACGTGGGATACTTACCAGGCCATGCATCCATTGAGAATGATATTGCATCCGCACCAGGAAGAAGATATGTTAGCATCTTATGTACGGATGTATGAGCAGAGTGGATGGATGCCTACATTTCCGAGAGTATATGGGGATCATCCGTGTATGAATGGGTTTCATTCTACGATAGTATTTTTGGATGCATATAGAAAAGGATTGCATATTCCGGAAATGGAGAAAGCATATGAGGGGATGAAGAAGAATGCATTGCGGGCGACGATGTTGCCGTGGAGAAATGGAGGGCTAACGCCGTTGGATATATTTTATGCACAGCATGGTTATTATCCGGCATTAAAGCCTGGTGAGCGGGAAACAGTGGCAGCTGTAGATACATTTGAAAAAAGACAGGCAGTGGCGGTCACGTTAGGGCATAGTTATGACGACTGGGCATTGGGTGAACTGGCGAAAGAATTGAAGCATGCCGATGATGCGGAGTTTTTTAACGTGCGGTCAAGGGCTTATTTGAATTTGTGGAATGGGGAGAAAGGGTTTTTCATGCCAAAGGATAAACAGCATGATTGGATAGATATAGATCCGGGATGGGATGGAGGACCTGGGGGCAGGGATTATTATGATGAGAATAATGGCTGGACGTACCAGTGGCAGGTAGCATTTAATATTCCTGCATTGATTGAGATGATGGGAGGGAAGCAGGGATTTGAGCGAAGGCTGGATACCTTGTTTCATGCGGGTCTGGGCAGACAGCGGTACCAGTTTTGGGCGAAGTTTCCGGATGCGACGGGGTTAGTAGGGCAGTTTTCGATGGGGAATGAGCCGGGTTTTCATATTCCGTACTTATATAATTATATAGGGAAGGGGTGGAAAACGCAAAGGATGATACGTTCATTGCTGGATATATGGTTCAAAGACAATGAGTTTGGGATACCGGGAGACGAAGATGGGGGAGGAATGAGTGCGTTTGTAGTGTTTTCATCGATGGGGTTTTATCCTGTCACGGCGGGGGAGCCTGTGTATACCATTGGTAGTCCTGTATTTAGTAAAGTGGTGGTGCATTTGGAGAATGGGAAGGATTTTACAATGGTGGCACATAATTGTTCAGTGGTGAACAAATATGTACAGGGGGTGAAGATGAATGGGAAGGAGCGGAAGGATTTGTTTTTTACACACGGGGAGTTAATGGCTGGTGGGGTATTGGAATTAGAGATGGGTGATAAGCCGCATTTCTAG
- a CDS encoding VOC family protein — translation MISCNLIVIRTNKLHEQAQFYTALGFEFEYHQHGNGPMHYASKGTTPTLEIYPLLKSQTIPDASTRLGFSVENPDIIVQSILSLGGKLVTPGADTPWGYTAVIADLDGRKIELVQSTSSAL, via the coding sequence ATGATCTCCTGCAACCTCATCGTCATTCGCACCAACAAACTACACGAACAGGCTCAGTTTTACACCGCCCTCGGATTTGAATTCGAATACCACCAACATGGAAACGGCCCTATGCACTATGCCAGCAAAGGCACCACTCCCACTTTAGAAATCTACCCGCTCTTAAAATCTCAAACCATTCCTGACGCAAGTACCCGCCTTGGCTTCTCAGTTGAGAACCCCGATATCATTGTGCAATCCATATTATCATTAGGAGGAAAATTGGTGACACCAGGAGCAGACACCCCCTGGGGCTACACCGCCGTCATTGCAGATCTCGACGGCCGAAAAATTGAATTAGTTCAGTCTACCTCTTCCGCTCTTTAA
- a CDS encoding MarR family winged helix-turn-helix transcriptional regulator — protein sequence MSKTYEVAASLRSTVTRLNRQLRKQNISSAFSNAELLTMGLLDQHGSMLPSALADLERISAQAISQIINRLVEVGVVARTTDESDKRKILISLTESGKQHLDENRRIKEEWLVKAMDNLFSTEELALIEAFLPLLQRLAEYNG from the coding sequence ATGTCTAAAACCTATGAGGTAGCTGCCTCCTTGCGCAGCACCGTCACTCGCCTCAACAGGCAACTGCGAAAACAAAACATCTCCTCCGCATTCTCCAATGCCGAACTCCTTACCATGGGCTTACTGGACCAACACGGTAGCATGCTTCCATCTGCCCTTGCAGACCTGGAACGCATCTCTGCACAAGCTATTTCACAGATTATCAATAGATTAGTTGAAGTAGGCGTCGTTGCACGCACCACCGACGAGTCAGATAAAAGAAAAATCCTTATCTCCCTCACAGAAAGCGGTAAACAACACCTCGACGAAAACCGCCGGATTAAGGAAGAATGGCTCGTAAAAGCAATGGACAACCTCTTCTCCACAGAAGAGCTTGCACTCATCGAAGCATTCCTTCCCCTCCTCCAACGATTAGCCGAATACAACGGATAA
- a CDS encoding RagB/SusD family nutrient uptake outer membrane protein yields MQQYITRLKWTSMALVLWVLAGSCSKELEQRPVSTADRDAIFGNEAGLKLYANSFYDVLPAMGDVFRGDAMADYSAVNAVPDFLRDGAYNSRVQAEIDNWKWTKLRNINYFLANNTNPAVGQTIRENYNGLARFFRAWFYFDKVKRYGDVPWIGTPMGIADSSLYAARDSRKLVMDSIIADLDYAAAHISLNTDATASQITKYTAYALKSRVCLFEGTFRKYHTSLGLTADAPALLQAAADAAKVVMDQGSFSLNQAGGTSGSYRQLFISASPVTTEVMLSNVASSTLSVFNDANWYYTSATYGVRLSLTRKFINTYLNIDGTPFTSVSGYETKPFVEETKNRDLRLSQTIRMGSYTRTDNGKTVAAPPVFSYTYTGYMPKKWCLDDTYYDGGSNNTNSICIMRYAEILLNYAEAKAELGTLTDADWAGTVGALRARAGITSGITTKPTVADQYLVTNYFNKGGDPTDPSILEIRRERGIELVLEGFRFYDLVRWNDGELLVQQWNGMYVPALDVPMDLNGDGVNDVCFYQTLPATQVRGVTYISVAPTVNGVTNPTQLSHGTYGEIKWLDNISRVTWADFRYLYPLPYTELQLNTKLVQNVGWENL; encoded by the coding sequence ATGCAACAATATATTACCCGGTTGAAATGGACCTCGATGGCGCTGGTGTTGTGGGTACTGGCAGGCAGCTGTTCGAAAGAACTGGAACAGCGTCCTGTATCCACTGCAGACAGAGATGCGATCTTCGGAAACGAAGCCGGTCTGAAATTATACGCCAATTCATTTTACGATGTACTGCCTGCTATGGGCGATGTGTTCAGAGGCGATGCAATGGCAGATTACAGTGCGGTGAATGCTGTTCCTGATTTTCTTCGTGACGGTGCTTACAACTCCCGTGTACAGGCGGAAATTGACAACTGGAAATGGACCAAACTGCGTAACATCAACTATTTCCTGGCGAACAATACCAACCCTGCAGTAGGGCAGACGATTCGTGAAAACTATAATGGTCTGGCGCGTTTTTTCCGTGCCTGGTTCTACTTTGATAAAGTAAAGCGTTATGGTGATGTGCCCTGGATCGGTACCCCAATGGGTATTGCAGACAGTTCACTGTATGCAGCACGCGACAGCCGTAAACTGGTAATGGATTCTATCATAGCTGACCTGGATTATGCAGCCGCGCATATCTCGCTGAATACTGATGCAACAGCCAGCCAGATCACTAAGTATACAGCGTATGCACTGAAATCACGTGTATGTCTTTTCGAAGGTACTTTCAGAAAATACCATACTTCTCTGGGGCTTACAGCTGATGCGCCTGCTTTATTGCAGGCAGCGGCCGATGCGGCAAAGGTAGTGATGGATCAGGGTAGTTTTAGCCTGAATCAGGCAGGTGGCACCAGTGGATCTTACCGTCAGCTGTTCATCAGTGCATCGCCTGTAACGACAGAAGTCATGTTGTCTAACGTAGCCAGCAGTACCCTGTCTGTCTTCAACGATGCAAACTGGTATTACACCAGTGCTACATATGGGGTGCGCCTGAGTTTAACACGTAAGTTTATCAACACTTACCTGAACATTGATGGTACCCCTTTCACCAGTGTGAGCGGTTATGAAACCAAACCATTTGTAGAAGAAACAAAGAACAGGGACCTGCGCCTGTCACAGACTATTCGCATGGGTAGTTACACCCGTACCGATAATGGAAAAACAGTTGCTGCTCCGCCGGTATTTTCTTATACTTACACCGGGTATATGCCTAAAAAATGGTGTCTGGATGATACCTATTATGACGGAGGGTCCAACAATACGAATTCCATTTGTATCATGCGTTATGCAGAAATACTGTTGAACTATGCGGAAGCCAAAGCTGAACTGGGTACACTGACTGATGCCGATTGGGCAGGTACAGTAGGTGCGCTGAGGGCAAGAGCTGGTATTACCAGTGGTATTACTACAAAACCAACAGTGGCTGATCAGTATTTAGTTACAAACTATTTTAACAAAGGTGGTGATCCTACCGATCCTTCTATCCTGGAGATCAGAAGAGAGCGTGGTATAGAGCTGGTGCTGGAAGGTTTCCGTTTCTATGACCTGGTAAGATGGAATGATGGTGAACTGCTTGTACAGCAGTGGAATGGTATGTATGTACCAGCGCTGGATGTGCCAATGGACCTGAACGGTGATGGGGTGAACGATGTATGTTTCTACCAGACATTGCCTGCTACACAGGTGAGGGGTGTGACTTACATTAGTGTAGCGCCTACCGTAAACGGGGTAACGAATCCTACACAGTTGTCTCATGGTACGTATGGAGAGATCAAATGGCTGGATAACATTTCCAGGGTAACCTGGGCAGACTTCCGCTACCTGTATCCATTACCATACACAGAACTGCAGCTGAACACAAAGCTGGTGCAGAATGTAGGGTGGGAGAATTTGTAA